Sequence from the Festucalex cinctus isolate MCC-2025b chromosome 21, RoL_Fcin_1.0, whole genome shotgun sequence genome:
GGTGCTGCGCTTCGCCTTGGAGCGCGCCGGCGAGGCCTCGCCCACGGCCGGCCTGCTGACGGCGGGCTTCCTGGTGGCGGCGCTGGCCGCCTCGGTCATCAGCCTGCTGGCCATCACGCTGGAGCGCTACCTGTCGCTGCGCCACGCCCTCACCTACCTGTCGGACGGGCGGCTGCgccggcggcgggcgcgcgccATGCTGCTGGCCACGTGGGGCGCGGCGCTGCTGCTGGGCCTGCTGCCGGCGCTGGGCTGGAACTGCGTGGGCCGGCCGGCGGCGTGCGGCGCCGTGCGCCCGCTGACGCGCGGCGGCCTGGCGCTGCTGGCCGCCGCCTTCCTGCTGGTGTTCGCGCTGATGCTGGCGCTGTACGCGCGCATCTGCAAGATCGTGTGCCGCCACGCGCAGCAGATGGCCCTgcagcgccacctgctggcggcCTCCTCGCACTACGCCGCCGCCCGGAAGGGCGCGTCCACGCTGGCGGTGGTGCTGGGCAGCCTGGGCGCCAGCTGGCTGCCCTTCGCCGTCTACTGCCTGCTGGGCCGGCCCGACGACCCGCCCGTGTACGCGCACGCCACGCTGCTGCCCGCCGCCTACAACTCCATGCTCAACCCCATCATCTACGCCTACCGCAACGCCGACGTCCGGCGCGCCGTCCTCGGGCTCCTGTGCGGCTGCTGCCGGCGCCCGCCGCGCGACGCCTACTACCGCGCCGCCTCGCCCAGTGACGTGTGAGACGCCCAAAACCATCAAGGTGTTTGCGACGTTTTGCTGGCGGATGGACGGCAAACTTTGACAAAACACTTGAACAAACGTTGACACTTGACCTGTGAATGTAACTTGATGACAAAAGGAGCACTTTCGTCAATGTGGAAATGCCAACGCCGTATTAGAACAAAACTTCTTTGATTGTGACCAGTGTGCCAGTTTCTACCTTTCCTCTCTCTCACTGTGCATtttctaccaggggaggggacaaaaaaacaaaccaataaaGCGCAACAACAAATGCCAAAAGGCGTCCTTGTCTTGTTTCATTTGTGTGTCGCTTCAATTTTCAGCCGGACACTTTTTCAAGCGCGTTTGGCCTCACCCAACACGTCCTCGTCTTGAAAAAACGGACCCAAGCAAGCGTGTGTGAGCAACCCAAACGCCGCCGGccgatgacatcatcatacCTTCTCCAACTTGGTCCAATTTGCAATTTAACTTGACTCGAGTCTGTTTTGAGAAAATGCTTAGGACAGGCAAGGCCCAAGTGGGTCAGAGGTCAAGTCCATTCGTGGTctgacatgtttgttttgacgcttaggttttttttttatatatataagctGTAAAACTCACTGGCTTTTTATGGCCACGTGCGTTTCATCCATCTCTTGACTTTTACCACAAACGTACAATTCAATATTTTGGTTTTGCGTTCATAAGCGATCAATCCGGTGGAAGTTTTGTTCCTTTGGATGTGGATCGCGTGACGTCATATTTCACCCGCCCGCTTTCTCATTCGGTTCAagaagaaacatgaaaaacgtCAGCAGCAGTTTGATATTCAGTCGACATTTTGCATGCTAAAAGTTACATTCATTAAGTGGAATAAGTCTTTCGAAAGGTTGGCAaccagaaaatatatattttaattcaaaatcccCCTGCAGAAGTTCTCTTATTGCGAAAAAGGAGGGAACACATTATAGGCCTCTTGTTTATcaattttagaatttttttttttaatgataaagAAATTACACAATTCTACATAAACTATTTGTAATCCTACTAAAATTATTTACTAATGAATGAAAACTATTGacacttgaaaaagaaaaaatacatatcgTGAAAATGTGATCAAATTCTATTAAatgaagaccaaaaaaaaaaaagaaaaatatttgtagTGCCAAGCCAAAGGCTCACGTGTCTTGAGTTCAAAGGTCGGTTCAAAGTGTCTTTTTCACAGCTGGACGAGTATTCTTCTCTTTGTGCAAAATGTCCAGTGGCGGCGGCGGGTCAGCCTGACCCAAGCCCCAAAAGGAGCCGTCGCAGCCTTCTTGTCTAATTGCCATCaacacgtgcgtgcgtgcgactCACGCCAGTCGCCGGCCGTCACCCGCTCCCTCCCGAAGGCCATTAGCATAGCCGCACGTTGTCGCATTAGCATTTGCAAGCGCTTCTCTCAAAACACCAATTTGGTGCACTTCATTTACAAAACAAGCAATTCGGCTTCAGTTGttttcacattccaaaaacatttttgatacTCCATCTGTGCAAAATCCCTCCTAAaccttttggacaaaaaaaaaaaaaaaaaatccttctttgaATGAACTCCACTTTTCTGTCCAGTTCTCATTTATTGACTTTAACGACGCGCACTGCCAAAACAATTCCTAAGTGGCTTGAATGGCCATCACAAAGACAAGAAGGCACTTCCACGATCGGCAACTCATCCACGTGCAGCGGTTCCCTGAGAtggcccaaaacaaaacaaaaactattttttttattttttttttacagtcatgaTGATTGTTGCTGGTCGTAGACGAGGAACAAGTAGTAGACGAGAGCGCAGACGGCCAGCAGGGCCAGCGACAGCAACGCGTTCCTCCGATTGTGCCCTCGTAAACGCTGCAACTCCTCGTCTgccgccacacacacacacaaaaaaacaacacatttcacAATTCAACTCATTTAGTGGTGATGTGGgctcaaaagtgtaatggatCGTCTTCCTCGCCGATCCAGCGGGCCAAATAAGCACGATTATTGAAATGGACATCTTGTGTGCAATTTGTGTCAACGAAAGCCTCACTCGTTTGGAACAACTCAATTTATGAGACTCACCCAAATGTTGCAGCCTGGAGCTTAAGGTTTGCATTTCTTTTTCCACTTCTTGTCTGTGGAAAAAGGATGAAAATCAAGTTTCAAAAATGTCAACGTTGGATGATGACATTCATATCCCTtctacttgactcactgagacattttcagcagtaaaaagttatcaTTTTGTCCAGAATCAATTCTGTTCACACGGAAGCAAATTTGTTTGGCTcctcaaacaaaaaacaagacatgATGCGAATTTGTCTAAAAAGAAGATGCCGAggacgtttaacggctgtaatatatacGCCAAGTCTGGTAGTGGCGCTGTAGCACAGCCACAGAGACTTGAGGGAAAAcgtagaagaagaagcagcgAACAAGACTTTACTTCCAAAAGGCCGTTGACATGTCAATACTTGTGTTATGCTAATTATTATGAAGAATATAAATCATACAAGAGATGAATAGCGTCACCTCTCCTCGTCGGACAATTTGGCCTTCCTACTCCTGAAATCGGCCCTTTCCAGGTTGTCATGGCAACGAGCCCGCCGTTCCTCCAAGCGGTCAATCTGCAGTCAATCAGTCAACATTGGATGTCGATTGTAAAACGTTCAACTTGTGATTGTCATGTTACCTCGCTGGCCACGCTGCTGTTCTCCCGTCGTTTGTCCTTCACTCTCACCATTTTTCAAACGTAAAAACTAATAACGTGGCCACTGGAAGACGAGACTTTCAAAGAGCGTGACGAATGCGGAAGTcattttcctcttcttcctccaatAATTGGCGGATTGCAAACGACCTTTTGCTTCTTACCGCCACCTACTGTACTTACTTCTTCATTTCCGGCCCCgtctatttaattttatttatttttttattaccaaaACAATACACAGGAgagaaattaagaaaaaaacaaatacaaataagtcgttttttattgtgtttgttttgttacgtATGTGTTGTTTTAACTTTCTGTTTTTATATGTGTGTGATTGTTGTttctaaataaagttgagtggaGTTGAGTTGTGAAAGCATCAATGACGTGCATGAGCGCCATCTACTGGAAATGGAAATGAAATAACTTAGAACTGCCCAAAAAACGCCAAACTGTGTGGTGCGTTTTCATGCTCGTTCCAGCGTTTTGAATGCTATTAATTGCGTTGATAAAGTCGACTTTTGTGAACAACAAAATTCAAGGAACAGAAATGCAATGGCATTTATTTACAGAAGAGAGTTTTTGAGACAGGTGAGCAGTTCCGAGTTGTTCTGGCTGAGCAGTTTCTAATCGGATTAGACGACATAACGCGTCTGCTAACAGCAGAGAGAAGGCCGCTTCAAATCTCTTCTTCCTCGATCCAAAAACGTActcttaaaacaacaacaacaacaaaatgcctCTCTTTGTTAACCGTGAGCAAACATTTGCGCATCAGGTGCACCTGCTGGAACACAAATGACGAGTAAGTGGCGCTCAAATATTTGTTTGGAGGCTTGTTTGGATTTCCATTTGGTGATGAAATCTCGAATGGTGTTTGTAGGGTCAAGAGGAGCGAATCCTGGAATTGGAGACGGAGAACGCCATCCTTCGTATTCGGCTCGCCGAGGTCAGAAAACAAAATCAGCAGGAAGAGAAGGAGAGCGAGGAGGCCTCCAAGATGGCGCAGGTCCAAAAGATGTTGACTCGCTCGGCCGTGGCCAAACTCCTTGTGGAGGTTCAGGTAAAGGACACAATAAGTTGGAACAACATTTTCCTTGCCTGCGTCTGCGTTGTCTTCATTTCAGGCGCTGAAGTGTTGCCTAAGTCACCTTTTGGACACCTACGTGACCTTTGCCGCTGAGCTGGAGGAAAAGAGCAAGCGGCTGCAGGACgagctacaacaacaacaacaacaacaacaacaaagatgcTCTTCGCTCAACGAGTGCGGCCAGAACACACTTGAAAGTAAGTCGATGAATACTTCAAGACAACAATTGCATTTGCTCATTTGCAACAATCGTTTATGTTTCACCATTTACATGTGGCTTGACGACAGTCGTGTTCATTTTGGCTGCCGTTTTGaaattttgtctcagttttaggccaatttcagtttttattaCAGTTAGTTAACATCATCCCgtatttagtcgactataaatctactATCTTCGCTTTTTAGTCTAAGAAATTGTAATTGTATTCGCCTAgtcgttttagtcaggacaaccatttgtgtatatatatattttttgtcagcagatttattgaaccttttcagATTTAAAACAATTTCAGATCAaattcatctttttgatgaaaaacaacttgacacacaattaacaGTGGCTACATGCTAAAAGCTAGCACGTTAGCCAACATTAGCTAgcagtcggattaacattattgttggaacgttatggctgtttgattcatcttaaattatatatatttttttaacctttcacctcTTGTCTGTCCCATGGGTTTGTGCTGTGTCACATGACcgtgtcacagacgtgacagattagcagagaccaCATCTTACTAAATTAgaatcgtttttgttcatgaactaaaatgtccttaatttttatgaagtgaaggacattttcgtctcatcttcattagtcaacaaaaagactgatttagtcccgcttattgttttagtctagttttagtccggtgaaaaatgtgtgtttaaaaaaaaaaaatatattttttttttttgtttagtttttgttgacaaaatgaacactagaTGACAGttgcaagtttgtttgttttttgtcttgaatTTTCAATTGCGTCATCCCTCCTAATTGCGTCGTTTTGTTGACATCCCAAGTTTTGAGTTGCTTTGGTCACCAATGGCTGCTTGCGCTCAGATTTGCAAGGCCGTttggcgccctctggtggaggaACGGGACAAGTGCAGAGCGGAGCAGAGGAGGAGGAAAGAAGTTGATGACGACGCGCTGGCGGTAAAAGTCACatgctgaagatgacatcatcgcgTCGCCTTAACTTCCACATGTccacttttcctcctcctccatatTTGGCTGCCACAATATGAATCGTCGCTCATTTGTGAAAGCATCGAGTGGGCAGTTGAGCTCAAATGTTGTTTTATCGGATTTTGTTGCAGGAGGTCGGCGGGAACGTGCGAGTGCACTGCAGGCTTCGTCCTCTTTTACCTTTGGACTGCGTCCAGACGTCCCCGTCTGGATGTGGGTGCGTGTGTCTCTCCCTGCGCGCTCAAATGTCACATTGCAAactgacgatatatcgataaatcgtgatactttgtctcctgacAAGATTATCGATAAGCCTACACAAGTATGGTGATATTTgttgttaatatacagccactattgagcaattacttggcctgccactagggggagtgcctcataagagtggtgggaaatggacgcaagtcttcaggcaaagaagaagaCTTTGACTCGTATTTAtctatcctatctaaaatgtggattatatattccaatttgaacattttaaaacattttatgtgtTTGAAGCGCACAATtactgaggaatattaatttggatttaatattgaagtcattttatttatttactttacaatgtaacacaaaaaatggtgcgacagttttataaaatgaaagaattatgtaactgactgactagtttacaaatttgttgacagaaaatggaagtatttgttaaaaaaaacccacaaaagtacaaaaagaaacgattttctcattgaaaagacatcagtttatgtctttagttttatcatggatttatgacctgaccacTATATTGCTAATCGTTCTGGTGAGCCATCTGGTACGTTGCGGTTGCCACTCCTCCTCTCCAATGTCCATTTCAGGTGTTGCTCATCCCACGAAGTGATTCGCGCCATCAGCCACGTAAGTTTCACAAACactttttgtggctttttttttggggttgacgCGTTTTGATTTTGCGGAAGGACACGCTGGCGGTGGAATGCGTCAAGGCCGGCGTGGCGGCGCACGACAAGATCTTTGGATTTGACAGGTGCGACCGGGTGCCTTATTTTTTGTGCCGACGAGTCACCGACGAGTCACCGACGGCTTCCCGCAGGGTTCACGGGCCGGACGAGTCGCAGGAAGACGTCTTCAAGCCCCTCCTCGGCTCGCTGATGGACGGGTAAGCGCACGCCGCCAGCGACAGAGTGGACACGCGTGAGCAGCAAAACGTTTGCGGCAGTCGCCGCGACGTTTGCGTCCTGACGTACGGCCAGACGGGAAGCGGCAAGACGCACACCGTGTTGGGCTGGCCCGAGTCCAAGCGAGCGTCGGGACTGCGGGAAGGCCTCGTCGTCAAGGCCGCCGCCGAGATCTTCCGGTAAAAATGCATTTCCGAGGTCGGACGCGGCGCAAGCCACGCTCGTGGTGTCTTGTGCCGGCAGGATGATGTCGGACGAGCGTCGGGCGAGCCGCGCGCTGGAGATGTCGGCGGTGGAGGTGCGCAACAGGCACGCCGTCGACCTGCTGGCCAAAGATGGTGGAAATGTCACCTCGTCCGCCGCCGCTTCCTGTCAGCTGACCTCCCTCACGCACGAGTGAGCGCAAACGCGGCATCGTTTTGTTGacgacaagttttttttttcccacacaatttcattGAGACGAAAACGATAACTAACATTGACTACACAAACTGACACAATCCAGTCAGAAGGAATCAAACGCgggtcggagaaaaaaaaaacacgttttcgTTACATTCATTCATTGTGAAGATTCATctcaattatgcactttttatttatttaggtaaaAAGTAAGTTATACTTTTGTCAGTTCAACACgttttattgggaaaaaatgCTCAAGAGGTTGCAAtcggtttcatgtttaaacagatttgtgacttTTTGTGTGCGTCAGGCGGGTGCACGACGTGGCACATCTGATGCTGCGGCTGCGCGCCGACCGCTTGCGCTGCCACCTCATCGTCACGCTCGCGCTCACCTGGTGCGACCCCGCCGGGCGCCACTCGCCAGAAGACGCCGTCGGCAGTCCGTCGCCGGCGTCCTTCCGAAGCAAACTGCGGCTGGTGGACCTGGCGAGCAGCGAGTGTGCGGGTGAGCGCAAATTTCACCCGTAAAACGGTTTTTTCAACATTGACTTTATGAATCAAGTCTTCACTGGTTTCCCGCTGGGGTTTCGTTCCAAAAAATAGCTGCAATAACATTTATTGTATGTtattggcatttttattttgccgtgtaataactcccacataatacttgcaATTGACATTGTTGAAATTTCAACtcacttcaaaaattcacgcctgctGGGGTGTATATTGGCTGACTCCAcatcacttacagtatttgcacaattgaatgtttaatatcaacttttttccattcattttcaatgggacagtcattgaagtTTATTTCTAagcatcactttccacgcccacttccatatgcAGAACTTATCATTATTAGCAGGTGTCTggtactgctcggtggcacactTGGTAAACGCACACCTGCTGCCAATGGAAGAGCGCGAATGGTTTGTGGAATTTGCGTGGCGACGtgatgtgcgtttgtgtgtccgTGAGACGCGTCGGCGTGGGAGTGGTCGTGCATCAAGCGCAGCGTGTCGGCGCTGTGGGACGTGGTGAGCGCGCTGGCCGAGCGCAGGACGCACGTCCCCTACAGGAACAGCAAACTCACTCACCTGCTCAAAGACGCCATCGGTGAGACGCTTCCATTCTTTTGCTGTGGGTTTtttcacactcacacaaaccttgactcattgagacgtcttcagcagtcaaaagttcatattttatccagcatgaatttgataactccgTTATTTTTCAGAtagaattaactcattcaaaccccaaaacgtgtaaacacgtttttttttttttttttaatacgttgTCCTTCActctcaaaaacgtatttagatgttttttttgggtttttgtttttttatgcaagagcataaagaaagctttgatgcagcttctgacatgaagaggtgcctTCAAGAATGCCGAGCTGACTCTGACCGCTGGCCACTCGGCTTCACTTTTACTTGTCCACCAGGGGGCGACGGCGAGCTGCTGGTGATGCTGTGCGTGTCCCCCGCGCGCCGCTTCCTCAGCGAGTCCCTGCAGACGCTTTCATTCGGCGCTCGGGCGCGACAAGTGCGTCCGCATCCCGCCGGGAAGAAGAGCGACCACGTCAAGTGACGGACGACTGACGGACGACCGACCGACCGGCAACCTGAGGTCCAAACGCTGGTTTTGCTATGGCAACCAATGATGCAATCAAGTttgattaatggatggatgacgtCCCACGCGTCGccaacaaacacattttctgtAGCATCCTgggatgaaataaataaataaataactaaataaatgtggTCTCTCCAACTGATGGTCCACAACTTTTATTTACCTTCCTTTATGTGAACACACAATACAAAATGCCATTAATAACTCAAACGGTATGTTTTGTGCATCCATTTTACCTTCTTTAAGCCATACACTATAactaaaatattgttttatagCTTGTACAATATTTTCTTTGACTACAATTGACATATTATATCAAATGTTAACCTTAACCGAATCTTGAGCCATCGCGTTGCTAGCTGTTTACCAATGTGCGTTAGCACACTCTAGTGGATGAAAACGATAGTGTTCCACCTTGCAGCAAATCACACAATGTAAAATATAGCGAGAGTTAAACAATAAATGTGACTAATACGAACCTCGTTCCCTTCGGTGAATTCTTCTTAACTtgagttgttt
This genomic interval carries:
- the gpr6 gene encoding G-protein coupled receptor 6 isoform X1; translated protein: MWITDHICMQKVNVTPSSQQKRKGELERFLRERFTANFLERLPLIRAFVRPGAEFVYGASAVPNQVSAVRFPTRVTNPAPPPRVTSRTLKAGRPPPMLLLARRHARLPSRPPRCMRAERRHPPVSACLLARASGTRRFPVSQPAKGEQMDAAGANESWRPEPNVTTAAWRTLNPWDVMLCASGTAIACENAVVVGAIACTPALRTPGLALVGSLATADLLAGAGLVLRFALERAGEASPTAGLLTAGFLVAALAASVISLLAITLERYLSLRHALTYLSDGRLRRRRARAMLLATWGAALLLGLLPALGWNCVGRPAACGAVRPLTRGGLALLAAAFLLVFALMLALYARICKIVCRHAQQMALQRHLLAASSHYAAARKGASTLAVVLGSLGASWLPFAVYCLLGRPDDPPVYAHATLLPAAYNSMLNPIIYAYRNADVRRAVLGLLCGCCRRPPRDAYYRAASPSDV
- the gpr6 gene encoding G-protein coupled receptor 6 isoform X2, with product MDAAGANESWRPEPNVTTAAWRTLNPWDVMLCASGTAIACENAVVVGAIACTPALRTPGLALVGSLATADLLAGAGLVLRFALERAGEASPTAGLLTAGFLVAALAASVISLLAITLERYLSLRHALTYLSDGRLRRRRARAMLLATWGAALLLGLLPALGWNCVGRPAACGAVRPLTRGGLALLAAAFLLVFALMLALYARICKIVCRHAQQMALQRHLLAASSHYAAARKGASTLAVVLGSLGASWLPFAVYCLLGRPDDPPVYAHATLLPAAYNSMLNPIIYAYRNADVRRAVLGLLCGCCRRPPRDAYYRAASPSDV
- the ccdc167 gene encoding coiled-coil domain-containing protein 167 — encoded protein: MVRVKDKRRENSSVASEIDRLEERRARCHDNLERADFRSRKAKLSDEERQEVEKEMQTLSSRLQHLDEELQRLRGHNRRNALLSLALLAVCALVYYLFLVYDQQQSS
- the kif25 gene encoding kinesin-like protein KIF25; translated protein: MLFYRILLQEVGGNVRVHCRLRPLLPLDCVQTSPSGCGCCSSHEVIRAISHDTLAVECVKAGVAAHDKIFGFDRVHGPDESQEDVFKPLLGSLMDGRRDVCVLTYGQTGSGKTHTVLGWPESKRASGLREGLVVKAAAEIFRMMSDERRASRALEMSAVEVRNRHAVDLLAKDGGNVTSSAAASCQLTSLTHERVHDVAHLMLRLRADRLRCHLIVTLALTWCDPAGRHSPEDAVGSPSPASFRSKLRLVDLASSECAGERKFHPCLVLLGGTLDASAWEWSCIKRSVSALWDVVSALAERRTHVPYRNSKLTHLLKDAIGGDGELLVMLCVSPARRFLSESLQTLSFGARARQVRPHPAGKKSDHVK